In the Desulfitobacterium hafniense DCB-2 genome, GATGATTGGCCTGGCAGTTGCAGGCTATGGATTGTTTAGGAAGATTAATTTTCCGGCGCCTTCCATTATGGGACCGATGATGATCTTAGGAATATATCAGGTTTTAGGAGGAGGACTCCCTGAACTCTCCCTGACCATCGTTAATATCCTGCAGATCGTGATCGGTCTGTCTTTAGGGGCCAGAATCAATGATCAGAAGCTGGCCGATCTGGGTAAAGTGTTGCGGCCGTCTCTCGTTATCGCAGTTTGGACTTTGTTGTCAACCTTTGGCATGACCTTTATTATTCATCAATTCACACCCAATATGGCCACGGCTCTTTTTGCGGCTGCCCCCGGCGGAATCTCGGAAATGACAGTGCTGGCCTTAGTTTACGACGCCGCGGTGCCCATTGTGTCCACTTATCAATTTGTACGTTTAGTGGTCATTATCAGTGTGGTGCCTTTAATCGCCCGTTGGCTGCAGGGAAGACAGAAAAGCAAAGACCTCGCGGTTGATCAAGAGCCTGCCGGAGCTGTTCTGGGGGGAGCGGACTTGGAAGATTCCCAGGGGCCGGAGTCAAAAACTGCTCAGGAGCAGCCGGTATCCGCGTTAACCACCTGGCAAATCCTTCCCCTTTACCTGATAGGCACTTTGGGAGGATTGCTTCTGCTGGCTTTGAACTTTCCCGGGGGTGGAGTCATCGGAGCTATGGCTGCCTTGGCCATAACCAATGTACTGTTTAAAAAGCAGTATAAATTCCCCAATAGTGTGATGCAAATCGCCTTGCTGGGAATTGGAATGAGTATCGGGTTGGAGTTTTCGCCGGAGATAGTCCGGACGATTCGGGAGATGCTCCTGCCGATTGTCGGGTTCTCTCTCCTGATTGTGCTCAGCAATCTTGCTGTGGGCTGGTATATCCGTCACCTGACCCATTGGGATATGATCACCTGTCTGTTGAGTTCGGCGCCCGGCGGCCTGAATCAAATGCTTGTGGTTGCCGAAGAGATGAAGGCCGATTCTCTGACCATCAGTATACTGCAATTGGTGCGCCTGCTGATTATCATCATCTGCATCCCGTTGCTGGCCCCTTTTTTCGTCTGAACATCATAAGATAATTAATTTATTGAGAAAAAAGGTTTCTGAATGTTAAAATGGATTTGACTGTTCGGACAATAGATGATCGGTGTCGGAAGGAGTGGCAGTATTGCAACACAGCAGCAGATATGAAGTCAATACCCTGAGAAGGTTTATGGAGCAAGCCTTTACCGCCTGCGGGGTATCAGAAGCCGATGGGCAAATTGTAGTAGATAACCTGCTCTACGCGGAACTGCGGGGAATCAAGAGCCATGGTGTAAGCCGTTTTCCTGTGTATTTGCGACGCATCCAAATGGGCGCGGTTAACCCTCAGCCTCAAATAAGCATGGAGCAGAGGACTCCGGTACTTCTTAAAGTGGATGGGGATAACGGCTTGGGTTCCGTGGTTATGGTGCATGCTCTGAACCGGGGTATGGAGCTGGCTGAGCAGTTGGGAATCTGTGCCGTCGGGATCAAAGGGAGCAACCATTGCGGAGCTTCCGGCTA is a window encoding:
- a CDS encoding AbrB family transcriptional regulator, producing the protein MLFLLDLGLMIGLAVAGYGLFRKINFPAPSIMGPMMILGIYQVLGGGLPELSLTIVNILQIVIGLSLGARINDQKLADLGKVLRPSLVIAVWTLLSTFGMTFIIHQFTPNMATALFAAAPGGISEMTVLALVYDAAVPIVSTYQFVRLVVIISVVPLIARWLQGRQKSKDLAVDQEPAGAVLGGADLEDSQGPESKTAQEQPVSALTTWQILPLYLIGTLGGLLLLALNFPGGGVIGAMAALAITNVLFKKQYKFPNSVMQIALLGIGMSIGLEFSPEIVRTIREMLLPIVGFSLLIVLSNLAVGWYIRHLTHWDMITCLLSSAPGGLNQMLVVAEEMKADSLTISILQLVRLLIIIICIPLLAPFFV